A genomic stretch from Limanda limanda chromosome 11, fLimLim1.1, whole genome shotgun sequence includes:
- the elp6 gene encoding elongator complex protein 6: MYTELNSILNSGPDSFTQGEFILLSDRQSDASFLVHHFLSLYLRARCKVCFLGLVQSFSHYSAVSQRLGVSLTQAKEKGQLIFLEGLNESLTLLIPQKTETGSEAMDFIRDPTVGLRRLYEFVRCNLQSSGGEGEDEWGPPVLLVDDVSVLLSLGVSAGAVMDFSHYCRATVCSQLQGNMVMLVRCNGEEEEDGGDDEGSELLLKGLTHQCSLTLNVQGLPTGYCRDIHGQVEVCWRRKEGDGQNTQKKLFQYKVHDKGASFFARGTSSAVL, encoded by the exons atgTACACGGAGCTCAACAGCATCCTGAACTCTGGTCCTGACAGCTTCACTCAG GGAGAATTCATCCTcctgtcagacagacagagtgatgCCTCCTTCCTGGTtcaccacttcctgtccctcTACCTGCGAG ctCGTTGCAAAGTGTGTTTCCTGGGCCTGGTTCAGTCCTTCAGTCACTACAGTGCAGTCAGTCAGAGGCTG ggtgTAAGTCTAACACAAGCGAAGGAGAAAGGTCAGCTGATATTTCTGGAGGGACTGAACGAATCATTGACTCTTTTGATTCCTCAAAaaactgaaacaggaagtgaggccATGGACTTCATCAG ggatcCGACAGTCGGCCTCCGGCGCTTGTACGAGTTTGTCCGGTGCAATTTACAAAGTTCTGGcggagagggagaagatgagTGGGGCCCCCCCGTTCTGCTGGTGGATGACGTCAGTGTGCTGCTGAGTCTCGGGGTCAGCGCCGGAGCCGTGATGGACTTCAGTCACTACTGCCGAGCCACAGTCTGCTCCCAGTTACAG GGCAATATGGTGATGCTGGTGCGTTGCaatggggaggaagaggaggacggcGGAGATGACGAAGGCTCCGAACTTCTCCTGAAGGGCCTGACCCACCAGTGCAGCCTCACTCTCAATGTACAGGGTCTCCCAACCGGATACTGTAGGGACATCCACgggcag GTGGAGGTGTgttggaggaggaaagaaggcgATGGACAGAACACACAGAAGAAACTCTTTCAGTACAAGGTTCATGATAAAGGAGCCTCCTTCTTTGCAAGGGGAACATCCAGTGCTGTTCTCTAG